The genomic interval GAAAACAGAGATTTGGTAGAAGCTCGTTCCATAGAATTACAAGGTTTATCAGAGGAATTTAATGATATTAATATTGCAGAAAAAATTTATATAAATTTACGAGAAATACAGAAAATAATTCAAAAATTAGAAGTGAACGGAAATCAAGATAAATTAAAGGTTAGATTGTACAATACTAGCCCATCCCTAGCTATTTATATGTGTGCTCCAAATTTGTTCGTTACCTTCTTTCGCTCTGGGAAACTGACGACAATGAGTAAGCAGTTAAAACTACATATAGATTCTCCTGTAGGTGCATTTATTAATGAAAGGTTTGAGGAGATATGGCAAGATGCCAAAACTATATCTCTAGAAAATTGTCTGTACGTAACAGTAGACGTTATTCAATACGGTAGAGTTCAACGTACTTATGATAAAGTCAAGTATGTTCTATGCGACCAAGGCTATTACCTCCAAAATGCCAAATTGTTCCAAGATATTGCCAATAAAGCAGATATAAATATCCGAATTAATGGTAGAGTATTTAGACAAAATGATGTAGCTATGGATGATTTACCAGATAATGTGAAAAAACTTTTCCGTAGCAAATATATGAGTTATGGTGAGTTATTTATTTTTATAGAGTTACTAAAGTGAAACAGTGAAACTGAGTCAGCTAAAAAAGAAATAGTTATTAGTTTGCATTGTAAACTTATCACTTTAATGACAACTTGAATACAAGTACCCAAATTTATTGATGGAGAATGAAGAGTGTTTCCTTAATATTGTTCTTCAAGTCCTTAAAATCCTTCTTAAGGTTGCCCTTATTATTTACTTAATGACCAATCAAGGTTGTTGTGCAAAGCCAACAATATCTGATGAAAATTTTCATATGACTTGCCTGAATCAATTAAATATTCAGCTATCTTGACTCCTGTTTTGAGTTGACTCACAATATCTTCATGAAGATTTGGTACTTTCTCCCCAGCTACTAGTAACAAACCCGCGTTTGCTACCAAAAAATCTCTTTTTGATTTAAAGTATTGTTTATCTCCAGAGAGAATTTCCCAAAAAATATTCATTTCTTCTTTGATTTCTTGTTCTGCTTTAATCTCTTCTATGTTGACTCTTTCAAGACCAATATCCTCTGGTGAAAACTCAGCAATTGTGATACTTTTTGAGTCAATTTTGATTATGAGATTGTTAGGGATGTCTTTTTCTTGATTGACAGATGCATTAGATATTTCATCAATTCCGTCATAACAATGATAAATTATACCTTTACTTCCCAAGTGTAGATATATGCCAAGGACATAAGGTATCATTCCTAAGTGACACACTCCTGTAGAGTGATGAACTGGATTTAATACCTGTGCGTTTGGAGCAACTATTTTAAAAATATCTATATCTAGAGATATATCTGTTCTTTTTAAAATTTCTTGCCAATTTTCTTTTGTAGGTTTGTATTTACGATTAATCTCTATTAAATTTTGATACCATAGCTGTTTTCTTGCTTCTATGAGCTTATCTGAATATGGAAATCCCAAATCGGCAAGTGAAACAAAGGCGAAATTATACCTAACAAGCAATTCTTTCAAATAAAAGGGGTTAACTTGAATGTGGTTATATCCAAGTTCTGTTATTGCTTGAGAACTTCCATGCTGAGAAGTCACATTTGTTGTTCCAGTCTTACAGATAGTTACCAGAGGAGTAACAATAATAGATGCGCTAGTAGTAGCGTGCATTGTTTTAATAAAATCTCCTCCACTACCAAATGCATGGTCATGAGAAATTAAGTCGAGACTATACTCTTTGTCTTGGAGATATTTCCAAACTTTTTTTCTTAAGTAATCTATAAGAAAATTTACTTGATGAAACCCAATTCTTCCGTTTCCAGGAGCAATTTTTTTAAGCGTTTCCGTCAATTCTTCAATATTTTTATTTTTATCACTACAGCTATCAAAAAGTTCTATCAACTCTGCATTTTTAATAGCTTCTGTTTTGCTTTCGCTTTCAATAAACTTTTCAAAAACTAGCTCTAGAGAGCCAAGTTTTGCCAAAATATTACGTTTCTCACTAATGAAACCTCTAGAGTAAAGAAGTTGGAAATCTTGCTTGCTGATATTTGATATAAATTTATACATAATAATTAGAAAAATTTTCTCTAAGATTGAAAGATAAATATTTGATGGTGATGACTTTGCTCAATGCTAGGAAAGCTCACAAATGTGATAAATACATACGTAGCAAGTTATAATTGTAGCACATATGTCAAGAATGGACGTTACAGGTGATCGCTACCCCTACCGCTGCTGGAGGAAGCAGCAGGAAACCGCTACACGGCGTAAATAGAAGGTTCGTGCAACTAGGGGCATTTTAGTATGACGTCACATTTGTCAACCCCTTTTGAAGGGTTTATTGATAATAATTACCAATCACTACTTTGCCTAGTTTGCTTTCTTTTAGGCAATGTTTTTCAGTTTCGAGACGGAGCGATAATACTTTAAAACATACACTTTTAGGTACTCCAAGCTCCGTTTTAGGCAAAGTTATTTTACTGTCTATGCGTTAGAAAAAATATTTGTGCAACAAATCTATTCATCAGCGCGGTTAAATCTCGTATCAATCTCTGTAACTGTTGCTGTATAAGGTTTATAGCCACAGGTTGCCCCTGGTTGCACGAACCTTCTATTTACGCCTACACGCCCTCACAGTCTCTACCCACACCCTCGCAGGGAAACCTTTGACCTAACGCATTAGGCACTTGTCAAGAAAAAAATCCCCGCCCGTATTCGTTTATTAGTTATTTTTGCTGTTCAGCGATAGCGGTTGTGACCGCCCCAATAAGTGTTCACAAACTATGTATATGTAATATTAGGAGATAAACTAAATAGAGGTGACGGAAAATGGGGTAGTGTTACGGAAGCTGTCACCAGGGGCAAAGTAGCTCTAAAGTCTTTCCAGGACTAGGTTTTAAACTTTTCAAGTTTCTGGGGCACGCGAAGCGTGCCAGCGCGTGAAAAATCCAGCTTTCACTCTTCTTCTGTACTTGCCCAAAAAGTACCGAATTTTCTATGGGAGTTGGCACTTTACCTGTTTACAGTCTGGATTACCACGGAAAAAATCCTGAAACTGTACCATTGTCCGTAGTAAAGTTCCGACTATAGTCAAAACCGGAACTTTTTGCGCTGAAGAAGTGGTAATGTAATCAGGATACATCTTAAAATAAACAATGAAACGACATTGGGAAGTAAACGAGTTAATTGAGTATTGGACACTGCTTCCCGATGAAGAAGCCTTGTTAGGTAACAAAACTGGTGCGAACCGACTGGGTTTCGCAATTTTGTTGAAATTCTTTCACTTAGAAGTCAGGTTCCCTCAACACATTCGTGACATCCCAAAACCTGTTGTTGTCCATCTATCTAAACAAGTCGGTGTACCGAGTGAAGAATATCATGCCTATGATTGGCAGGGACGCAGCATTAAATATCACCGTGCTGAAATCCGCTCCTTCTTGGGCTTCCGTAAAGCCACTGTCTGTGATGCGAAGGAAATGGCTAACTGGCTGGTGGAGCTGGTATTAGGACACGAGCAGGATGTTGAACATCTAGAAGCCGTAGTTATTCAACGGTTTCGCTCTCAACGTATTGAACCTCCCACAAACCTACGAATTAATCGCCTCATCCGGTCGGCTTTGCATACATACGAGAAGAACTTCTTTTCTAGCACGCTCCAAAAGTTCTCAAGGGAAACTAAGACTCAAATAGATGTTCTCTTAGACGCTGTTGATAGCAGTGAATATAAGGAAGCTCCAACTTTGCAACGGGACAACACTGGTATTGCCTTTAGTGACCTCAAAGCAGACCCTGGTCGAGTAGGTTTAGAAAGTTTATTATCAAAGCCATCAAAACTATCTTTCTATGCCAATATCTGCAATCAGAGGCATTACGCCGTGAAATCAATGAGGGGTTAAATGTTGTTGAAAACTGGAACAGTGCTAACAGTTTTATTTTCTATGGCAAGGGTGGAGAGGTTGCCACTAACCGCCTTGAAGAACAGGAATTGTCGGTATTGTGTCTTCACTTATTACAAATATGCTTGGTTTATATCAATACTTTGATGATTCAACAGGTTTTATCTGAACCTACTTGGATGTCCCGAATGAAAACAGAAGACTTTCGGGCGTTAACACCTCTCATTTATAACCATGTTAATCCCTATGGCACTTGGAGGTTAGACCTAGATGAACGATTACTGATTGAGTTTCCCGTGGAGGTAATTGCGTGAATGTGAATGTTAAACGGACTCCAGCTAAAAAGAAAGCACATGAGTTAGCTAAATATCTGCGTGGCGAACATCCCGATTACACCTATTTAAAAAGCGTTTTTCGCTACTTGCGAACTGAGTTAGAGATTCAATCCCCTAAAACATCAACGGACTTATTACCTGATGTGCCAACTGAAGAAGAAATTCAGCGGTACTATGAAGCCGTTTGGCACACTCGTAATATGCAAGATATGGTAATGATAAAAACTCTACTTTATACAGGAGTAAGAGTTAGTGAATTAATCAATATTCACCTTGAAGATATAGATTTTGTCCGCTGCCAGATTCGCATTAACCAGGGGAAAGGGGGAAAAGACCGAATTGTTCCGTTTCCTGTAGGTTTTAAGGAAGTTTTGGCGATGCACGTAGATTCGATGCAGCGCAAACAGGCGACTTACCTGTTTGAGTCGTCGTGGAAGCGCAAGTATAGTGACCGAGGGGTGAGAAAAATCCTAGAAAAGTATGTGCTGGCGGCAGGACTAAATAGGGCTATCTCACCTCACAGGCTGCGCCATTTTCTGCTGACATGGCTGAAAAAACAAGGAATTGATGATGCACTGATCCAACCTTACTCAGGACATTCTTCTCGTCAGTCGCTGGAAGTGTACTCACGGTTGTCAATAGGGGAAGCTCAAAAAGAATATGACGAGGTGATGGGGAAGTTTCCAGTTTAATACTGCTGTACTACTTTGCCCCTGGTGACAGCTTCCGTAACACTACCCCAAAGGGACATTATCGCCGAGTCCTCCATCTACCCAAGATTGTCCATCGACTATTCGGCGAGGAAATGCCACAGGAATAGCTGCACTGGCTAAAAGTAAATTGTAGAGGGCATCGTTATCCGTAATCTCCTGTACGCAACGCCATTCTGCTTTTGTACCGAGACGACCACGAACAAAGTCAATTAACGCTATCCGCCAATCGTATTTCAAACCTGGTATTGTCAGGGAAGGAAAAATAGTCACCCATAACTCAATACCACATCGGATTCCAGCTAGGTCTACCGCTTGTTTCAAAAACTTCTCAATAGGAACTGGATCGAAGATGGCAGAGTTGTCTGAAAGTAGTTCTATTGCTGACAGAAAATTACTCGGTAAGTCTCCTAAGTTGGGAGCAAACGTTTGCGCTACAGAAATCGCAGTCTGTAAAATTGTTTGACGATTCCAGATCAGGATCTCCTCTTGACCAAGTTGCTCCCAAAGTTTTAAAAGACGTTGAACTCCCTGCTCGAATGGTTGATGAGATGTTAAAACAGCACCGTTGAGGGCACCGATACTTGTACCAGCAATGATATGAGGTACAAACTGAAGTTCTTTAGAGAGATACTCAATTGCACCAGCTTGATAGGCTCCCTTAGCACCACCACCAGCTAGTACAAGTCCAAATTTAGAAAACTCAATTGTCATAATCCCTTCTACGAAATCTCCGTTTTTTTAATGATTTCTAAACAGTAATCAGCTGTTTCTTCGACAACTGCTTCCACAAATTTCCGTTTATCAGTTGCGGGAGATATCAAACCAATGTCTCTGCGGTAAGTTGCGATCGCCTTTTCAGCCGGGTTCTCCGGTTTATCTGGTAGCATAGACAGTTCTAGCGTTTTACCAATAACAAATAAGTAAGGGGTTTTCTCCCAAAACGGTTCTGGAACAGAACTTACCTCCAATAACCAAACGGCGAGTTCACGGTTATCATTGGTTATTTCTGCTGGTGAAAGTGATAGCTCTAGCAGCTTGGAAAGAGCAAAGAAATTTTCCGGCAGTTGTTTACTTTGCTCTGACGTCAGAATTTCCTCAACCAGTTCCTTTCTGAAGTCTCTAGCGTCAGATTTCAGTTCATACATTGTCACTGAATTGCTGAACACTTCCCATACTAACAGGGGAACTTGCACTGCCCAAGGTAGCTGAGTATAGGTACTTCTATTTGTCCAAGCCTTGACAATCTCTGTGAGCTTGCCCTTCACTTCCAGATAGAACAACCGTTTTTCATGGTCGTCAATTCGCCCCTCATGTTGGTTGATGCGTTGCTCTAAATGTTTAAGGGTTTCGATTAATTCCCCATGTTCTCCTCTAGAGATACGAATAGTATTTCCCGTCTCCAGTAATTCCTGCCGAGTCACTCTCAGTGCGACTTGACTAATGCGAAGGGAATCGCTCAATTCCAGTACCCACTGACGGAAGGTGTCTTGACCAGCTACCAAGTTATCATTAAGTAATTCCTGTCGCTTTTCGTTGTTACCACCCAGTTTATCTAACAGCTTACCGAAAAACCCTTGATTCTTTCTATAACTAATTAGACCTTTGTTAACTTGAATTCCTTTAACTAGGTCGATTAAGGCTCTATCTCCAACCACAGGAATTCGACGCTGTAGCTGCTCTAGCTCTTTTGTTAACTGCATAAACTTACTAACCTTATGCTTTTTCGTACTAAGATTTGTGACATCAAAAGAATCAGCTATCACTTAGCTTTAGTAAATCATTTGTATATCTCTGATATGTTTCAGCAGAGTCTATATGTTTTTTTGCCTCTGTTTGCAAAGACTTCAGTTTTCCTAGTAAATCATTCTTTTGCCCTTCTTCTAATTGTTGATCTCGGCGAGCCTGTTCTAAACTTCTTTTGTATCTCTCCAAAAAAGTATTAAGTTCTTTAAAGTAATCATTCACTTTTTCCTGAAAATCCTCATCAATAAATCCATTCATGTCCTGCTCAATCTTGGTCAGGTTAGCCTTGATTTCCTCGCTAATCTGAGCTAATAAGTCTTCTTTATTGATACTCCAGTGCTCCTCTTTAATTTCTATTATTTTCTTGACTTCAACTGGAACTAGAAAAAGCCAATGCCACCAAGTCCGCTGTTTGACTGATTGTTCTTCAAGTTTTATTCTCTTTTCCTGTTTTATGTATTCAGAAGGAAAAGGTTTCACCAAATTATCAATTGGATTTTTGATTTCTGGTAGTGGTAATTGTAGTTCTTCTCCAAAAGTTTCCTTTAATTTTTCTTGGGCATTCTTAAGAATAGGTTGAGTCTTCTTGTTTAACAATTTCCACAAATTATCATTTTCTTTTTGAAACTTCAACTGAATCTCGCGACTAAGCTTATGTAGTCTTTTTTGCATGTCATCTTTTACAAATTCATATACCTCATTGAAAACGTCCTCTGCCTCACGAGGAGTCTTGTACTTGAGTTCCCCAGTACTTTCAACATAGCCAGTTTTGAAGAGATGCATAAGTAATTCTGGAGGTTGGGATATTATTTCATTTTTTAAAAAGCTATCAAAAGATTCTTTAACCTTTTTCTTAGCTTCAGAACCCATAGAATTCAAATTTTTCTTTATCTGCTGTTGAAGTTTTTGTTTTATTGTGTCAACTGCCTTCTGCAATTCTTCCCGACACTTCTCAAGTTCTGATGAATTGTTTACCAGCGTTTGAATGCTATCATTTATTTTTTTATATCATTGTCAGTACTAGAAATATAGCGAATTAAGACATCATCCAAGAATGTTTGAAGAAAATTTTTGATGCAATCAATTGCCGGATCAATAATTTTTGGTACAGCACGTTTTATCAGTTCTTGAGTTACATTTGTCATAAATAATTCAAAACCAGACGCATCCCAAAGTTCACGGCAAGAAGAAGCAAATTACAGCGATTGGTTTTGAACCAGACGGTGAAGTTGCAATTGGGGAGAGAGCTATTCTTTCCAGAAATATTAGGGAATTACATCTTAACTTTAAGAAAAAGCCAACAAGTTTAAACTATCCAGAGCTAGAGAAGATATTCAAACCTTACATAAAAGAAATTTATCGATTACTACTAGAAAAACCTGATGTTCGAGGCGGAGAATATAGCCTTTTTGTTGTTGGATGCCCATCAGGTTGGGAAGGAGCAGAAAATCCGCTAGAGGTTCAGAAAGAGCGTGACTTGTATCAAAACATGCTTCAAATAGATGATATACCTATTCTTAAAGTTATACCGGAATCACGTGCTGCTTTGATAAATGCTAAAGAGTCTGCAAAATTTAGAGATAATAAATATGTAGGTACAGCTTTATCATCACCAGTATTAATTATTGATATTGGTTCATCAACAACAGATTTTACACTCGTTACAGATTTCAAGAACCTTCATGATTTTGGTGCAAATCAGTTAGGAGGATCTTTAATTGACGAAGCTATATTTGCTTTATCAGTTGATCAAGCTAACAATAAGCAAGATATACAAGAAGCATTCAAGCGAGATCCATCTCTGGAACAAAAATGTAAGCTTGCTTGTCGTCGGGCTAAAGAGAGATGTTTTTCAGAAGAGTACTTTAAAGAAAATCAGCAACAAAAAGTAGATCGTTGTATTGAAGAGATTGGTGAAAATCTTTACTTTCATCCTCTTGTGTCTTATGACTCTCTTCATCAAGAAATATTGCAGAAACGTCAAAGTACCTTAGACGATAAAGGTTGGCAAAAATATTTTGAAGATAAACTTAGAGAAGTAAAAACAGAACTTGAAGAAAAAGGAACTAAAGTTAGTGTTTTGTTGATGACTGGTGGCGCATCAAGGATGGAGTTTACTCGTCAAACTTGCAAAAAAGTATTTGATGCTATAGATATATCTGAAATTGATGCCGAATCAAGTATTAATGAGAAACCAATCCTATACTTTGATTCTGAGCCAGAACATTGTATTGCCGACGGTTTAGCAAGAATTGGCAGATGGGATTTGCGTTCTCAAGAGTTTATAAAAGAGGTTAAAGCTTTTATTGAGCAGGGAGAAGTCAAAATTATTGTTCTAAATCACATTCCTCAATTAATTAACTCGATAGCAGAGACTTTATCAAATGAAATTATAAAAGAAACTGTTAAAGTTTTGAAATTTTGGCAAAAGGGAGAAATTAGGACTTTTGAGGATGCCGAACTCAATGCAACTTACTACATAGAACAACGTCTTAAAGATGAAGAGGTGAAGAGCGAGATCCGAAAAAAATGTACAGATTGGCTTAATAGGAATGAGATTTTAGAAGAGTTAAGAAGTAAAACACAGCCTATTTGTAGAGAATACAAAATAGAGGAAGATCGTTTGATCTTGAGTGTAAATAGTGGTCCCAATTTCCAAACTCCAGCTATTTCTTTAGAGGATGTGATTGGAGGACAGAG from Mastigocladopsis repens PCC 10914 carries:
- a CDS encoding DUF4158 domain-containing protein, giving the protein MKRHWEVNELIEYWTLLPDEEALLGNKTGANRLGFAILLKFFHLEVRFPQHIRDIPKPVVVHLSKQVGVPSEEYHAYDWQGRSIKYHRAEIRSFLGFRKATVCDAKEMANWLVELVLGHEQDVEHLEAVVIQRFRSQRIEPPTNLRINRLIRSALHTYEKNFFSSTLQKFSRETKTQIDVLLDAVDSSEYKEAPTLQRDNTGIAFSDLKADPGRVGLESLLSKPSKLSFYANICNQRHYAVKSMRG
- a CDS encoding tyrosine-type recombinase/integrase; translated protein: MNVNVKRTPAKKKAHELAKYLRGEHPDYTYLKSVFRYLRTELEIQSPKTSTDLLPDVPTEEEIQRYYEAVWHTRNMQDMVMIKTLLYTGVRVSELINIHLEDIDFVRCQIRINQGKGGKDRIVPFPVGFKEVLAMHVDSMQRKQATYLFESSWKRKYSDRGVRKILEKYVLAAGLNRAISPHRLRHFLLTWLKKQGIDDALIQPYSGHSSRQSLEVYSRLSIGEAQKEYDEVMGKFPV
- a CDS encoding patatin-like phospholipase family protein; this translates as MTIEFSKFGLVLAGGGAKGAYQAGAIEYLSKELQFVPHIIAGTSIGALNGAVLTSHQPFEQGVQRLLKLWEQLGQEEILIWNRQTILQTAISVAQTFAPNLGDLPSNFLSAIELLSDNSAIFDPVPIEKFLKQAVDLAGIRCGIELWVTIFPSLTIPGLKYDWRIALIDFVRGRLGTKAEWRCVQEITDNDALYNLLLASAAIPVAFPRRIVDGQSWVDGGLGDNVPLG
- a CDS encoding Hsp70 family protein, whose product is MLQIDDIPILKVIPESRAALINAKESAKFRDNKYVGTALSSPVLIIDIGSSTTDFTLVTDFKNLHDFGANQLGGSLIDEAIFALSVDQANNKQDIQEAFKRDPSLEQKCKLACRRAKERCFSEEYFKENQQQKVDRCIEEIGENLYFHPLVSYDSLHQEILQKRQSTLDDKGWQKYFEDKLREVKTELEEKGTKVSVLLMTGGASRMEFTRQTCKKVFDAIDISEIDAESSINEKPILYFDSEPEHCIADGLARIGRWDLRSQEFIKEVKAFIEQGEVKIIVLNHIPQLINSIAETLSNEIIKETVKVLKFWQKGEIRTFEDAELNATYYIEQRLKDEEVKSEIRKKCTDWLNRNEILEELRSKTQPICREYKIEEDRLILSVNSGPNFQTPAISLEDVIGGQRFSTLVSSVTKLIGNIFLVSGWIATITIAFTHWWLFLLGAIFNRNIRNVIQNLADGLEVILNKLLEDFRQRGINWLLKEDVPLRVRSLILSDEVIIQQCRSKKEDLTNDITTKMTEEEGDFFKQIVQMVGDILEEALIKRAKIATFFIR